A genomic region of Elaeis guineensis isolate ETL-2024a chromosome 9, EG11, whole genome shotgun sequence contains the following coding sequences:
- the LOC109504788 gene encoding endochitinase A-like — MARSVILFQLSLLLAGIISTTAQNCGCSSDLCCSQYGYCGTGNAYCGKGCRGGPCYSSPATGGGSSVADLVTQQFFDSIINQAPSSCPGKSFYKRQAFLDALGSYPQFGQDGSSVTSKQEVAAFFAHVTHETGYFCYIDETDQSNTYCDSSYTQYPCAQGQKYFGRGPLQLTWNYNYGAAGQSIGFDGLNSPNTVATDVIISFKTALWFWMENVHSVITSGQGFGATIRKINSLECNGGQPAEMNARVQLYEQYCSDFGVTPGDNLTC, encoded by the exons ATGGCACGTAGTGTAATCTTATTCCAGCTGAGCCTCCTACTTGCCGGCATAATCTCCACCACTGCCCAGAATTGTGGGTGCTCGTCGGACCTCTGCTGCAGCCAGTATGGCTACTGCGGAACCGGCAACGCGTACTGCGGTAAGGGCTGCCGAGGGGGGCCATGTtactcgtcgccggccaccggtgGTGGCAGCTCGGTCGCCGATCTTGTCACCCAGCAGTTCTTCGACAGCATTATCAATCAGGCCCCTAGCTCTTGCCCTGGCAAGAGCTTCTATAAGAGGCAGGCGTTCCTGGACGCCCTGGGGTCGTATCCTCAGTTTGGCCAGGATGGATCCTCCGTCACTTCTAAGCAGGAGGTTGCTGCCTTCTTTGCCCATGTGACCCATGAGACCGGAT ATTTTTGCTACATAGATGAGACGGACCAATCCAATACCTACTGTGATTCAAGCTACACTCAGTACCCATGTGCCCAAGGGCAGAAGTACTTCGGCCGTGGCCCTCTTCAGCTGACTTGGAACTATAACTACGGTGCTGCTGGACAAAGCATTGGATTTGATGGCTTGAACTCACCCAACACTGTGGCTACTGATGTGATTATATCATTCAAGACCGCCTTGTGGTTTTGGATGGAAAATGTGCACTCTGTCATAACCTCTGGCCAGGGGTTTGGAGCCACAATTAGGAAGATTAACAGCCTAGAGTGCAATGGAGGACAACCAGCTGAGATGAATGCCCGGGTTCAACTTTACGAGCAGTACTGCAGCGACTTTGGTGTGACACCAGGAGATAACCTCACTTGCTAG